The following DNA comes from Microbacterium foliorum.
ACGGGCAGGATCGCGACGATCGAGACGCCGAACACGTACTGCCAGCTCGTCTCGTACTGACCGACGAACTTGGTCAGCGCGACCGACAGGGGCTGGTTCTTGTCGGTGGAGAGGATGACGAGCGATGCGGCGAACTCGTTCCAGCAGGCGACGAACGTGAACACGATCGCGGTCACGATGCCCGGCCAGACCAGCGGCAGGTTGATCTTGAAGAGCACGGTGAAGCGTCCGGCGCCGTCGATCTGAGCGGCCTCGTCGATCTCCTTCGGGATGCCCGCGAAGAACGAGTGCATGATCCACACAGCGAACGACAGGTTGAACGCGGCGTTGATGAAGATCATCGCGGCCCACGTGTCGCTGAGTCCGAGCACCGTGAACTGGCGGAACAGACCCGAGGTGAGCACGGCCGGTTGCAGCATCTGCGTCACGATCACCAGGAACAGGAACACCATGCGCCCGGGGAACTTGAAACGGGCGGTGTAGTACGCGGCCGGCAGCGAGACCAGCAGCACGAGCAGCGTCGCGAACACGGCGATGATGATGGTCGAGATCAGGTT
Coding sequences within:
- a CDS encoding carbohydrate ABC transporter permease codes for the protein MTLTETALVTTAGDDAAPRIPGRKRRYTEDQVTLPRVILRMAAGILVLAIFVLPYLIMFFGSVKTKSQIRSVDPTYLPIEWHWENYISMWSTPETPLPYNLISTIIIAVFATLLVLLVSLPAAYYTARFKFPGRMVFLFLVIVTQMLQPAVLTSGLFRQFTVLGLSDTWAAMIFINAAFNLSFAVWIMHSFFAGIPKEIDEAAQIDGAGRFTVLFKINLPLVWPGIVTAIVFTFVACWNEFAASLVILSTDKNQPLSVALTKFVGQYETSWQYVFGVSIVAILPVVILFMLIEKRLVGGLTAGSVK